One part of the Cumulibacter manganitolerans genome encodes these proteins:
- a CDS encoding flavin reductase family protein, whose protein sequence is MARSVFRRAAYPTWIITGSTDDGPVGFTATSVVSVSMEPPLVSFNLSRTSSSIGAIRRGDRIAAHLLDAAQTDLAGRFSRDPSARFPDDGSWRPDSNGLPALTDTCARLVLVVRELVEAGDSYVVLAAVEKGSVNSAVPLLHHRGAFTPGDRLLPSAS, encoded by the coding sequence GTGGCCCGCTCGGTGTTCCGCCGCGCCGCCTACCCCACCTGGATCATCACCGGCTCCACCGACGACGGCCCCGTGGGCTTCACCGCGACCTCCGTCGTCTCGGTCTCCATGGAGCCACCGCTGGTGAGCTTCAACCTCAGCCGGACGTCGTCGTCGATCGGCGCGATCCGCCGCGGCGACCGGATCGCCGCGCACCTGCTCGACGCCGCGCAGACCGACCTTGCCGGCCGGTTCTCGCGGGACCCCTCCGCGCGGTTCCCCGACGACGGCAGCTGGCGACCGGACAGCAACGGCCTGCCGGCGCTCACCGACACCTGCGCCCGCCTGGTCCTCGTCGTCCGCGAGCTGGTGGAGGCCGGGGACTCGTACGTCGTGCTCGCCGCCGTCGAGAAGGGCTCGGTCAACTCGGCGGTCCCGCTGCTGCACCACCGCGGCGCGTTCACCCCCGGCGACCGCCTGCTCCCGTCCGCCTCCTAG
- a CDS encoding indolepyruvate ferredoxin oxidoreductase family protein — translation MPEPIHHSVEQNRDVDARPRRLSDRYEVEDGTVYLSGVQALVRLPMDIRRADRRAGLNTAAFVSGYEGSPLAGYDLELIRQKKLLGEHDIVHQPGLNEELAANAVQGTQMAPLQTSATKDGVAGIWYGKAPGLDRATDAIRHAVLGGTHPLGGVLALVGDDSIAKSSTVPSSSETAMAELGMTVLSPSDPQDILDLGIHGIAMSRFSGLWTGMKIATNVADGAGSAQVSPDRVKVVVPDNTFDGVPYRHEPTMHLLPPHLAALEESLVGKRLELARRYAAANGLNRRTGAAAAKVGIVTSGIAYLDVMEALANLGIDEESMQRHGISVLKLAMVAPLLPEEIDDFVRGLDELVVVEEKRPLIEQQIKDLLFNVADAPLVVGKHDENREPLLRAHYDLGADVITEVLARRLSKRLDIPSVNAWLTARLAPPVPAPARRRQLPLLPRTPYFCSGCPHNRSTVVPAGSIVGAGIGCHAMAMFLDEDRVGDVLGTCQMGGEGAPWVGIEPFVGDKHLFQNIGDGTFHHSGSLAVRFAVAAGVNVTYKLLYNSAVAMTGGQDAVGGMSVPSIAAELLAEGVKRVVVTTEEPHRYDGVTLPKGVEVRHRDKLLQTQEELAAIRGVTVLIHDQECATELRRKRKRGLVAEPETRIFINQRVCEGCGDCGDKSNCLSVQPVETEFGRKTAIHQPSCNKDYSCVEGDCPSFLTVTPGTGAAQAPRRVAPPIDAAILPDPEVHVPEDEFAIRFTGIGGTGIVTVSAIVAQAGIIAGRHVRTLDQLGLAQKGGAVVSDIKIAARPIEAANKISTGECDLYLVCDLLVGASDANLAVTAADKTIAVINKAHTPTGAMVAHTSVLFPPDDATVGRIDDATRADRNTLVDARLATLGLFGDDQYANVFLVGVAFQAGALPIPASAIEEAITLNGVRVEQNIQAFRRGRQLVSDRAAVNDAVDALGLDHLREKKNASAPSNAGVAVARALGGEDGELRRLVTLRAGELVEYQNRAYAARYVQFVEKVRAREAAVAPGSTALAENVAKQLYKLMAYKDEYEVARLSLDPKLRADIKATFGEDASFAFKLHPPMLRALGMDSKIALPQPVGEAAFKALVKMKRLRGTRLDPFGKAEVRRVERALIDDYRSEIDGLLGTLSAANLPVAAQIADLPDMIRGYEEIKLGNVRAYRDRLATLRSNYARTSTSGKATEGVQ, via the coding sequence GTGCCCGAACCGATCCACCACAGCGTCGAGCAGAATCGCGACGTCGATGCCCGGCCGCGCCGGCTCAGCGATCGTTACGAGGTCGAGGACGGGACCGTCTACCTCTCCGGGGTGCAGGCCCTCGTGCGCCTGCCGATGGACATCCGCCGCGCCGACCGCCGGGCCGGCCTGAACACCGCGGCGTTCGTCTCCGGCTACGAAGGCTCGCCCCTGGCCGGGTACGACCTGGAGCTGATCCGGCAGAAGAAGCTGCTCGGCGAGCACGACATCGTCCACCAGCCGGGCCTCAACGAGGAGCTCGCCGCCAACGCCGTCCAGGGCACCCAGATGGCGCCGCTGCAGACCAGCGCTACCAAGGACGGCGTGGCCGGCATCTGGTACGGGAAGGCACCCGGCCTGGACCGCGCGACCGACGCCATCCGGCACGCCGTGCTCGGCGGTACCCATCCGCTGGGCGGTGTCCTCGCGCTCGTCGGCGACGACTCGATCGCCAAGAGCTCCACCGTCCCGTCCTCCTCCGAGACCGCGATGGCCGAGCTCGGCATGACCGTCCTCTCGCCGTCCGACCCGCAGGACATCCTCGACCTGGGGATCCACGGCATCGCCATGTCGCGGTTCAGCGGGCTGTGGACCGGCATGAAGATCGCCACCAACGTCGCCGACGGTGCCGGCTCGGCGCAGGTGAGCCCCGACCGGGTCAAGGTCGTCGTCCCGGACAACACGTTCGACGGGGTGCCCTACCGTCACGAGCCGACCATGCACCTGCTGCCGCCGCACCTGGCCGCCCTCGAGGAGTCGCTGGTCGGCAAGCGGCTCGAGCTCGCCCGGCGGTACGCCGCGGCGAACGGCCTCAACCGGCGGACCGGCGCGGCGGCGGCCAAGGTCGGCATCGTGACCTCGGGCATCGCCTACCTCGACGTGATGGAGGCGCTCGCGAACCTCGGCATCGACGAGGAGTCGATGCAGCGCCACGGCATCTCCGTGCTCAAGCTCGCGATGGTGGCCCCGCTGCTGCCCGAGGAGATCGACGACTTCGTCCGTGGTCTCGACGAGCTCGTCGTCGTCGAGGAGAAGCGGCCGCTGATCGAGCAGCAGATCAAGGATCTGCTGTTCAACGTCGCCGACGCCCCGCTCGTCGTCGGCAAGCACGACGAGAACCGCGAGCCGCTGCTGCGCGCCCACTACGACCTCGGCGCCGACGTGATCACGGAGGTGCTCGCGCGCCGGCTGTCCAAGCGGCTCGACATCCCGTCGGTCAACGCGTGGCTGACCGCGCGGCTCGCTCCGCCGGTGCCCGCGCCGGCACGGCGCCGCCAGCTGCCGCTGCTCCCGCGGACGCCGTACTTCTGCTCGGGCTGCCCGCACAATCGCTCCACCGTCGTCCCGGCCGGCTCGATCGTCGGCGCGGGCATCGGCTGCCACGCCATGGCGATGTTCCTCGACGAGGACCGGGTCGGCGACGTCCTCGGCACCTGCCAGATGGGCGGGGAGGGCGCACCGTGGGTCGGCATCGAGCCGTTCGTCGGCGACAAGCACCTGTTCCAGAACATCGGCGACGGCACCTTCCACCATTCCGGCTCGCTCGCCGTCCGGTTCGCGGTCGCGGCCGGCGTCAACGTGACCTACAAGCTGCTCTACAACTCCGCGGTCGCGATGACCGGCGGGCAGGACGCCGTCGGCGGCATGTCGGTGCCGAGCATCGCCGCCGAGCTGCTCGCGGAAGGCGTCAAACGGGTCGTCGTGACCACCGAGGAGCCGCACCGCTACGACGGCGTCACGCTGCCCAAGGGCGTCGAGGTGCGGCACCGCGACAAGCTGCTGCAGACGCAGGAGGAGCTCGCGGCGATCCGCGGCGTGACCGTGCTGATCCACGACCAGGAGTGCGCCACCGAGCTGCGCCGCAAGCGCAAGCGTGGGCTGGTCGCCGAGCCCGAGACACGGATCTTCATCAACCAGCGGGTGTGCGAGGGCTGCGGCGACTGCGGGGACAAGTCCAACTGCTTGTCGGTCCAGCCGGTCGAGACCGAGTTCGGCCGCAAGACGGCGATCCACCAGCCCTCCTGCAACAAGGACTACTCGTGCGTCGAGGGCGACTGCCCGAGCTTCCTGACGGTCACCCCCGGCACGGGCGCCGCGCAGGCGCCGAGGAGGGTCGCGCCGCCGATCGACGCCGCGATCCTGCCGGACCCGGAGGTGCACGTGCCGGAGGACGAGTTCGCGATCCGGTTCACGGGCATCGGCGGCACCGGGATCGTCACCGTGTCGGCCATCGTCGCGCAGGCCGGCATCATCGCCGGCCGGCACGTGCGTACCCTCGACCAGCTCGGGCTCGCGCAGAAGGGCGGTGCGGTCGTCTCCGACATCAAGATCGCGGCCCGGCCGATCGAGGCGGCCAACAAGATCTCGACCGGCGAATGCGACCTGTACCTCGTGTGCGACCTGCTGGTCGGCGCCTCCGACGCTAACCTCGCCGTCACCGCGGCCGACAAGACGATCGCGGTGATCAACAAGGCGCACACGCCGACCGGGGCGATGGTCGCGCACACCTCCGTGCTGTTCCCGCCGGACGACGCCACGGTGGGACGGATCGACGACGCCACCCGCGCCGACCGCAACACCCTCGTCGACGCCCGGCTGGCCACGCTGGGCCTGTTCGGTGACGACCAGTACGCCAACGTGTTCCTGGTCGGCGTCGCGTTCCAGGCCGGCGCGCTGCCGATCCCGGCGTCCGCCATCGAGGAGGCGATCACGCTCAACGGCGTCCGGGTCGAGCAGAACATCCAGGCCTTCCGCCGCGGACGTCAGCTGGTCAGCGACCGGGCGGCGGTCAACGACGCCGTCGACGCGTTGGGGCTGGATCACCTGCGCGAGAAGAAGAACGCGAGCGCGCCGTCCAACGCCGGCGTCGCCGTCGCCCGCGCGCTCGGCGGCGAGGACGGCGAGCTGCGCCGGCTGGTGACGCTGCGTGCCGGGGAGCTCGTCGAGTACCAGAACCGGGCGTACGCCGCGCGCTACGTGCAGTTCGTCGAGAAGGTCCGGGCCCGCGAGGCGGCCGTCGCGCCGGGCTCGACGGCGCTCGCCGAGAACGTCGCCAAGCAGCTGTACAAGCTGATGGCCTACAAGGACGAGTACGAGGTGGCCAGGCTGTCGCTGGACCCCAAGCTGCGCGCCGACATCAAGGCCACCTTCGGCGAGGACGCCTCGTTCGCGTTCAAGCTGCACCCGCCGATGCTGCGGGCGCTGGGCATGGACTCCAAGATCGCGCTGCCGCAGCCGGTCGGCGAGGCGGCGTTCAAGGCTCTGGTCAAGATGAAGCGCCTGCGCGGCACGCGGCTGGATCCCTTCGGCAAGGCGGAAGTACGGCGCGTCGAGCGCGCTCTCATCGACGACTACCGCAGCGAGATCGACGGGCTGCTCGGCACGCTGAGCGCGGCGAACCTCCCGGTCGCCGCGCAGATCGCCGACCTGCCGGACATGATCCGCGGGTACGAGGAGATCAAGCTGGGCAACGTCCGGGCCTATCGCGACCGGCTCGCGACGCTGCGCTCGAACTACGCCCGCACGAGTACGTCCGGGAAGGCGACCGAGGGGGTCCAGTAG
- a CDS encoding MBL fold metallo-hydrolase → MTHPLYETRRDVAPYASVVLANNPNVMTLDGTNTWLLRASGRREAIVVDPGPEDLEHLKVVAAEAGTVVEVLLTHGHWDHSESARTFHEMTGARVRALDPQHRYGGEGLGEGDLIAAAGVEVRVIATPGHTSDSLSFVVDDGENAASVLTGDTILGRGTTVIAHPDGNLGEYLASLERLKAYGDATVLPGHGPELASAGKAAAFYLEHRAQRLQQVRDALGVLGPDASARQVVEHVYTDVPESNWPAAELSVKAQLEYLRSN, encoded by the coding sequence ATGACCCACCCGCTGTACGAGACCCGGCGGGACGTCGCGCCGTACGCCTCGGTGGTGCTCGCCAACAATCCCAACGTGATGACGCTCGACGGCACGAACACCTGGCTGCTGCGGGCGTCCGGGCGCCGCGAGGCGATCGTGGTCGACCCCGGCCCGGAGGATCTCGAGCACCTCAAGGTGGTCGCCGCCGAGGCCGGCACCGTCGTCGAGGTGCTGCTGACCCACGGGCACTGGGACCACTCGGAGTCGGCGCGCACCTTCCACGAGATGACCGGCGCGCGGGTGCGCGCCCTCGACCCGCAGCACCGGTACGGCGGCGAGGGGCTCGGCGAGGGCGACCTGATCGCCGCCGCCGGTGTCGAGGTGCGGGTGATCGCCACCCCGGGGCACACGAGCGACTCGCTGAGCTTCGTGGTGGACGACGGCGAGAACGCAGCGTCCGTGCTGACCGGCGACACGATCCTCGGCCGGGGAACGACGGTGATCGCGCACCCCGACGGCAACCTCGGCGAGTACCTGGCCTCGCTGGAACGGCTCAAGGCGTACGGCGACGCGACCGTGCTGCCCGGCCACGGACCCGAGCTGGCGTCGGCGGGCAAGGCCGCCGCCTTCTATCTCGAGCACCGCGCGCAGCGGCTCCAGCAGGTGCGCGACGCGCTCGGCGTACTGGGTCCGGACGCGAGCGCGCGTCAGGTCGTCGAGCACGTCTACACCGACGTCCCCGAGTCGAACTGGCCGGCGGCCGAGCTGTCGGTCAAGGCGCAGCTGGAGTACCTCCGCTCGAACTGA
- a CDS encoding NUDIX hydrolase encodes MSAPSQPKLASTVLFVRDGEAGLEAYLIRRVKQMAFAGGMTAFPGGGVDPRDLDAEFGWIGPEAGFWADAFSCDERSARALVAAAVRETFEEAGILLATAGRTAVVDTDNDEWEAERQGLLNREHSLSELLERRGLSLRADLVRPWAHWITPEQEPKRYNTSFFLMKLPDGVHPRAISTEHDKAEWVGVHDALAEAQTGVRPMLPPTIATLTDLARFGTADEAMAGAPPRRIQPIQPALVEIDGVLQVRLPDGTLMKPSVRMGPGRSVAD; translated from the coding sequence GTGAGCGCGCCGAGCCAGCCCAAGCTGGCCTCGACGGTCCTGTTCGTGCGCGACGGCGAGGCCGGCCTCGAGGCCTACCTGATCCGGCGGGTCAAGCAGATGGCGTTCGCCGGCGGCATGACCGCCTTCCCCGGCGGCGGCGTCGACCCGCGTGACCTGGACGCCGAGTTCGGCTGGATCGGCCCGGAGGCCGGGTTCTGGGCGGACGCGTTCAGCTGCGACGAGCGGTCCGCGCGCGCCCTGGTCGCCGCCGCCGTCCGCGAGACGTTCGAGGAGGCCGGCATCCTGCTGGCCACCGCCGGGCGTACCGCGGTCGTCGACACCGACAACGACGAGTGGGAGGCCGAGCGGCAGGGACTGCTGAACCGCGAGCACTCCCTCAGCGAGCTGCTGGAGAGGCGCGGGCTGTCGCTGCGGGCCGATCTGGTGCGGCCCTGGGCGCACTGGATCACCCCCGAGCAGGAGCCCAAGCGCTACAACACGAGCTTCTTCCTGATGAAGCTGCCCGACGGCGTCCACCCGCGCGCGATCTCCACCGAGCACGACAAGGCCGAGTGGGTCGGCGTCCACGACGCGCTCGCCGAGGCCCAGACCGGCGTCCGGCCGATGCTGCCGCCGACCATCGCCACGCTGACCGACCTCGCCCGCTTCGGCACCGCCGACGAGGCGATGGCCGGCGCGCCGCCGCGGCGCATCCAGCCGATCCAGCCCGCCCTGGTCGAGATCGACGGCGTGCTGCAGGTGCGGCTGCCGGACGGGACGCTGATGAAGCCGTCGGTCCGGATGGGGCCGGGACGGTCCGTCGCCGACTAG
- a CDS encoding RidA family protein: protein MSDVHTRLAELGIELPPVAKPAGAYVPALRNGSLVYTSGQLPLVDGKLRRTGKVGAEVSPEDAYDDARQCAINALAAIDALVGLDKVTQVVKVVGFVASDPSFTGQPKVINGASELLGEVFGEAGAHARSAVGVAVLPIDTPVEVEIVVEVGA from the coding sequence ATGTCCGATGTCCACACCAGGCTCGCCGAGCTCGGGATCGAGCTTCCACCGGTCGCCAAGCCGGCCGGGGCGTACGTCCCCGCCCTGCGCAACGGCTCGCTCGTCTACACGTCGGGGCAGCTGCCCCTGGTCGACGGCAAGCTGCGCCGCACCGGCAAGGTCGGCGCCGAGGTCTCGCCGGAGGACGCGTACGACGACGCCCGGCAGTGCGCGATCAACGCGCTCGCGGCCATCGACGCCCTGGTCGGGCTCGACAAGGTCACCCAGGTCGTGAAGGTCGTCGGCTTCGTGGCCAGCGATCCGTCGTTCACCGGCCAGCCGAAGGTGATCAACGGCGCCTCCGAGCTGCTCGGCGAGGTGTTCGGGGAGGCCGGTGCGCACGCCCGCTCGGCCGTGGGCGTCGCCGTCCTGCCGATCGACACGCCGGTCGAGGTCGAGATCGTCGTCGAGGTCGGCGCGTGA
- a CDS encoding DUF4177 domain-containing protein, with protein sequence MADKTTWEYATVPLLTHNTKAILDTWGEDGWELVTVTPGPTGEQLVAFMKRPRS encoded by the coding sequence ATGGCTGACAAGACGACGTGGGAGTACGCCACCGTGCCGCTGCTGACCCACAACACCAAGGCGATCCTCGACACGTGGGGCGAAGACGGCTGGGAGCTCGTCACCGTGACCCCCGGCCCGACCGGCGAGCAGCTGGTCGCGTTCATGAAGCGGCCCCGCAGCTAG
- a CDS encoding ArsA-related P-loop ATPase, with protein MDAALTPAWWTDARLHVVSGKGGVGKTTVAAALAIALATGGRRTLLVEVEDRQGIAQLFNIPPLPYAERPIAAAPGEGEVYALAVEPEAALVDYLDMFYGLGRAGGMLRRVGAIDFATSVAPGLRDVLLTGKVKEATTRAKGGKRAYDAVVLDAPPTGRIGRFLNVTGEVAALAKVGPIKKQSDGVMDLLRSSRTAIHLVTLLEEMPVQETLEAAHDLRSSGLDIASVVVNMATEPQMSAGELDDIAAGDDPLKQISTGLKTAGLAASYAEPLRAELVDYARRFTVEQQARADLPSLGVPITELPRLHGQMTADALGDLAELIREQTGADEVADV; from the coding sequence GTGGACGCTGCCTTGACCCCCGCCTGGTGGACCGATGCGCGGTTGCACGTCGTCAGCGGCAAGGGCGGCGTCGGGAAGACCACCGTCGCCGCCGCGCTCGCCATCGCCCTCGCGACCGGCGGCCGGCGCACCCTGCTGGTCGAGGTCGAGGACCGGCAGGGCATCGCCCAGCTGTTCAACATCCCCCCGCTGCCGTACGCCGAGCGCCCCATCGCCGCGGCACCCGGCGAGGGCGAGGTCTACGCGCTCGCCGTCGAGCCCGAGGCCGCTCTCGTGGACTACCTCGACATGTTCTACGGGCTGGGCCGCGCCGGCGGCATGCTGCGGCGGGTCGGCGCGATCGACTTCGCCACCTCCGTGGCCCCCGGCCTGCGCGACGTGCTGCTGACCGGCAAGGTCAAGGAGGCGACGACGCGGGCCAAGGGCGGCAAGCGCGCGTACGACGCCGTCGTCCTGGACGCGCCGCCGACCGGGCGCATCGGCCGGTTCCTGAACGTCACCGGCGAGGTCGCCGCGCTGGCGAAGGTGGGCCCGATCAAGAAGCAGTCGGACGGCGTGATGGACCTCCTGCGCTCGTCGCGGACCGCGATCCACCTCGTCACGCTGCTGGAGGAGATGCCGGTGCAGGAGACCCTGGAGGCCGCGCACGACCTGCGCTCCAGCGGTCTGGACATCGCGTCGGTCGTGGTCAACATGGCCACCGAGCCGCAGATGTCGGCCGGCGAGCTCGACGACATCGCGGCCGGCGACGATCCGCTCAAGCAGATCTCCACCGGGCTCAAGACGGCCGGGCTCGCCGCGTCGTACGCCGAGCCGCTGCGCGCGGAGCTGGTCGACTACGCGCGGCGGTTCACCGTCGAGCAGCAGGCGCGGGCCGACCTGCCCTCGCTCGGCGTACCGATCACCGAGCTGCCGCGGCTGCACGGCCAGATGACGGCCGACGCGCTGGGCGACCTCGCCGAGCTGATCCGCGAGCAGACCGGCGCAGACGAGGTCGCCGATGTCTAG
- a CDS encoding ArsA family ATPase: MSRPRLTLRPRGADRLDVDGLLTSPETRVVVCCGAGGVGKTTTSAAIALRAAETGRRVVVLTIDPARRLAQSLGIEQLDNVPRKVVGVEGGELFAMMLDMKSTFDEIVLEHTDEQKAQEIFDNPFYQTLSSSFAGTQEYMAMEKLGQLVAKDEWDLIVIDTPPSRSALDFLDAPERMARFLDGKVLRVLLAPARGGGRMSLKIVSAGMGLFSKVLTRIVGSEVLGDISKFVAALDTMFGGFRTRAEATYNLLRQPGTSFMVVATPEPDALREASYFVDRLVGETMPLAGVVMNRVHYSEAPELAAKKSREAADRLWPEDEEPTHEGAVTAAALRVHADRIELALREQSLAQRFVTAHPDVPLGEVAALPTDAHDLDDLREIGARLAES, encoded by the coding sequence ATGTCTAGGCCGCGCCTCACCCTGCGTCCCCGCGGCGCCGACCGGCTGGACGTCGACGGGTTGCTGACCTCCCCCGAGACCCGCGTCGTGGTGTGCTGCGGCGCCGGCGGCGTCGGCAAGACGACGACGTCCGCGGCGATCGCGCTGCGGGCCGCCGAGACCGGACGGCGGGTCGTCGTGCTGACGATCGACCCGGCGCGCAGGCTCGCCCAGTCGCTGGGCATCGAGCAGCTGGACAACGTCCCGCGCAAGGTCGTCGGCGTCGAGGGCGGCGAGCTGTTCGCGATGATGCTCGACATGAAGAGCACGTTCGACGAGATCGTGCTCGAGCACACCGACGAGCAGAAGGCGCAGGAGATCTTCGACAACCCCTTCTACCAGACCCTGTCGAGCTCGTTCGCCGGCACGCAGGAGTACATGGCCATGGAGAAGCTCGGCCAGCTCGTCGCGAAGGACGAGTGGGACCTCATCGTGATCGACACTCCGCCGAGCCGTTCGGCGCTGGACTTCCTCGACGCGCCGGAGCGGATGGCGCGGTTCCTGGACGGGAAGGTGCTGCGGGTGCTGCTCGCGCCCGCGCGCGGCGGCGGCCGGATGTCGCTGAAGATCGTCAGCGCCGGCATGGGGCTGTTCTCGAAGGTGCTCACGCGGATCGTGGGCAGCGAGGTGCTGGGCGACATCTCGAAGTTCGTCGCCGCGCTCGACACCATGTTCGGCGGCTTCCGCACCCGCGCCGAGGCGACGTACAACCTGCTGCGCCAGCCGGGGACGTCGTTCATGGTGGTCGCGACACCCGAGCCGGACGCGCTGCGCGAGGCGTCGTACTTCGTCGACCGGCTGGTCGGGGAGACGATGCCGCTGGCCGGCGTCGTGATGAACCGGGTGCACTACTCCGAGGCGCCCGAGCTCGCGGCGAAGAAGTCCCGCGAGGCGGCCGACCGGCTCTGGCCGGAGGACGAGGAGCCGACCCACGAGGGCGCCGTCACCGCGGCCGCGCTGCGGGTGCACGCCGACCGGATCGAGCTCGCGCTGCGCGAGCAGTCGCTGGCGCAGCGGTTCGTCACCGCGCATCCCGACGTCCCGCTCGGGGAGGTCGCCGCGCTGCCGACCGACGCGCACGACCTGGACGACCTGCGCGAGATCGGCGCTCGGCTCGCCGAGTCCTGA